A stretch of the Vitis riparia cultivar Riparia Gloire de Montpellier isolate 1030 chromosome 13, EGFV_Vit.rip_1.0, whole genome shotgun sequence genome encodes the following:
- the LOC117928130 gene encoding cucumisin-like isoform X1, translating into MARQKNSSLWFLLLSLICSLLSTHSTAAASEDDVRKEYIVYMGAKPAGDFSAYATHTNMLQQAFGSKASTSLVHSYKRSFNGFVAKLTEEEMQQMKGMDRVISIFPNEKKQLHTTRSWDFVGFPQQVKRTSVESDIIIGVFDSGIWPESDSFDDEGFAPPPSKWMGTCQGLSNFTCNNKIIGAKYYRSSGQFGQEDLQSPRDSDGHGTHTASTAAGGLVSMASLLGFGLGTARGGVPSARIAVYKICWSDGCADADILAAFDDAIADGVDIISLSVGGSTPKNYFADSIAIGAFHAMKNGILTSTSAGNDGPVLASITNFSPWSLSVAASTIDRDFFTKVQLGDSNVFEGVSINTFELNDMYPLIYGGDAPNTAAGFSGNRSRFCFPSTLNPNLVKGKIVLCDMKTNGAGAFLAGAVGALMADTLPKDSSRSFPLPASHLSARDGSSIANYINSTSNPTASIFKSTEVSDAMAPYVVSFSSRGPNPASFDLLKPDIAAPGVRILAAWPPIAPVSGVKGDNREVLYNIISGTSMSCPHASGAAAYIKSFNPTWSPAAIKSALMTTATPMSAKNNPEAEFAYGAGNIDPVKAIDPGLVYDADEIDYVKFLCGQGYSTRALRLVTGDNSVCSAATNGTVRNLNYPSFALSSLTKESITGVFNRTVTNVGSSVSTYKATVIGAPEGLEIQVEPSILSFTSLMQKLSFVLKVEGKVGENIVSASLVWDDGVHQVRTPIVVLALT; encoded by the exons GAGTATATTGTGTACATGGGTGCCAAGCCTGCCGGAGATTTCTCAGCATATGCTACTCACACCAACATGCTGCAACAAGCCTTTGGCAG TAAGGCATCAACTTCTCTGGTCCACAGTTACAAAAGGAGTTTCAATGGATTTGTAGCGAAACTAACAGAGGAGGAAATGCAGCAAATGAAAG GAATGGATAGGGTAATCTCGATTTTCCCTAACGAAAAGAAACAGCTCCACACAACAAGGTCGTGGGATTTCGTGGGGTTTCCCCAGCAAGTTAAAAGAACAAGTGTTGAAAGCGACATTATCATAGGAGTGTTTGACAGTGGAATATGGCCAGAGTCAGATAGCTTCGATGATGAAGGATTTGCTCCACCGCCTAGCAAATGGATGGGGACTTGCCAAGGCTTGTCCAATTTCACTTGCAACAA TAAAATTATTGGAGCCAAGTACTATCGGAGCAGTGGACAATTTGGGCAAGAAGATTTGCAATCCCCAAGAGATTCAGACGGCCACGGGACACACACTGCATCCACTGCAGCTGGGGGCCTAGTTAGCATGGCAAGCCTGTTGGGCTTTGGCTTAGGGACTGCTCGGGGTGGGGTTCCATCAGCTCGTATAGCTGTGTATAAGATATGTTGGTCTGATGGCTGTGCTGATGCTGATATCCTTGCAGCCTTTGACGATGCAATTGCTGATGGGGTTGACATAATCTCTCTTTCAGTTGGGGGTTCCACTCCCAAGAATTATTTTGCAGATTCAATTGCAATTGGAGCTTTCCATGCAATGAAAAATGGGATACTAACATCAACTTCTGCTGGTAACGATGGACCTGTTCTTGCTTCCATCACAAATTTCTCGCCTTGGTCTCTTTCCGTGGCTGCTAGCACCATAGACCGGGATTTCTTCACCAAGGTGCAACTAGGCGACAGTAACGTTTTTGAG GGAGTTTCAATAAACACATTTGAGCTCAATGACATGTATCCTTTGATTTATGGTGGAGATGCCCCGAATACTGCAGCAGGTTTTAGTGGGAACAGATCTAG GTTTTGCTTTCCAAGCACATTGAACCCAAATTTAGTTAAAGGTAAAATTGTCCTTTGTGATATGAAGACCAATGGGGCTGGCGCATTCTTGGCGGGTGCTGTTGGGGCTCTGATGGCAGATACACTCCCCAAAGATTCCAGCCGCAGTTTTCCCTTGCCTGCATCTCACCTCAGCGCACGAGATGGAAGCAGTATTGCCAACTACATCAACTCAACAAG TAACCCAACTGCATCAATATTCAAGAGTACTGAGGTTAGTGACGCAATGGCCCCATACGTAGTCTCCTTCTCATCAAGGGGTCCAAACCCAGCTTCATTCGACCTTCTCAAG CCTGACATAGCAGCCCCAGGAGTCCGCATTCTAGCTGCCTGGCCACCAATTGCTCCAGTTTCTGGAGTAAAAGGTGATAATCGAGAAGTGCTATACAATATAATTTCCGGGACGTCAATGTCCTGCCCACATGCTTCCGGGGCAGCTGCCTACATCAAGTCATTTAACCCCACCTGGTCTCCTGCTGCCATTAAGTCTGCTCTTATGACTACTG CTACTCCCATGAGTGCTAAAAATAATCCGGAAGCCGAATTTGCATATGGTGCGGGCAATATAGATCCTGTAAAGGCTATAGATCCTGGTCTGGTATATGACGCCGATGAGATTGACTATGTAAAATTTTTGTGTGGGCAAGGTTATAGTACTCGGGCCCTACGGCTTGTCACCGGGGATAATAGTGTCTGTTCTGCAGCTACAAATGGAACCGTCAGGAATCTAAATTACCCTTCCTTTGCTCTTTCCAGCCTCACCAAGGAATCCATCACTGGCGTGTTCAATAGGACTGTCACAAACGTTGGATCATCGGTGTCCACGTATAAAGCAACTGTTATAGGTGCTCCAGAGGGACTCGAAATCCAAGTTGAACCAAGCATTTTATCATTCACATCCCTCATGCAGAAGCTGTCCTTTGTGTTGAAGGTTGAAGGAAAGGTAGGCGAAAACATAGTCTCTGCTTCTTTGGTGTGGGATGATGGTGTACATCAAGTGAGGACCCCCATTGTTGTATTAGCCCTCACCTAA
- the LOC117928130 gene encoding cucumisin-like isoform X2: protein MARKNSFLWVLLLSLICTLVCTHSTAAASEDDGRKEYIVYMGAKPAGDFSAYATHTNMLQQAFGSKASTSLVHSYKRSFNGFVAKLTEEEMQQMKGMDRVISIFPNEKKQLHTTRSWDFVGFPQQVKRTSVESDIIIGVFDSGIWPESDSFDDEGFAPPPSKWMGTCQGLSNFTCNNKIIGAKYYRSSGQFGQEDLQSPRDSDGHGTHTASTAAGGLVSMASLLGFGLGTARGGVPSARIAVYKICWSDGCADADILAAFDDAIADGVDIISLSVGGSTPKNYFADSIAIGAFHAMKNGILTSTSAGNDGPVLASITNFSPWSLSVAASTIDRDFFTKVQLGDSNVFEGVSINTFELNDMYPLIYGGDAPNTAAGFSGNRSRFCFPSTLNPNLVKGKIVLCDMKTNGAGAFLAGAVGALMADTLPKDSSRSFPLPASHLSARDGSSIANYINSTSNPTASIFKSTEVSDAMAPYVVSFSSRGPNPASFDLLKPDIAAPGVRILAAWPPIAPVSGVKGDNREVLYNIISGTSMSCPHASGAAAYIKSFNPTWSPAAIKSALMTTATPMSAKNNPEAEFAYGAGNIDPVKAIDPGLVYDADEIDYVKFLCGQGYSTRALRLVTGDNSVCSAATNGTVRNLNYPSFALSSLTKESITGVFNRTVTNVGSSVSTYKATVIGAPEGLEIQVEPSILSFTSLMQKLSFVLKVEGKVGENIVSASLVWDDGVHQVRTPIVVLALT from the exons ATGGCAAGAAAAAACTCTTTTCTCTGGGTTCTCCTTCTCAGTCTCATCTGCACTCTGGTCTGCACCCACAGTACTGCAGCAGCTTCGGAGGATGATGGTCGAAAG GAGTATATTGTGTACATGGGTGCCAAGCCTGCCGGAGATTTCTCAGCATATGCTACTCACACCAACATGCTGCAACAAGCCTTTGGCAG TAAGGCATCAACTTCTCTGGTCCACAGTTACAAAAGGAGTTTCAATGGATTTGTAGCGAAACTAACAGAGGAGGAAATGCAGCAAATGAAAG GAATGGATAGGGTAATCTCGATTTTCCCTAACGAAAAGAAACAGCTCCACACAACAAGGTCGTGGGATTTCGTGGGGTTTCCCCAGCAAGTTAAAAGAACAAGTGTTGAAAGCGACATTATCATAGGAGTGTTTGACAGTGGAATATGGCCAGAGTCAGATAGCTTCGATGATGAAGGATTTGCTCCACCGCCTAGCAAATGGATGGGGACTTGCCAAGGCTTGTCCAATTTCACTTGCAACAA TAAAATTATTGGAGCCAAGTACTATCGGAGCAGTGGACAATTTGGGCAAGAAGATTTGCAATCCCCAAGAGATTCAGACGGCCACGGGACACACACTGCATCCACTGCAGCTGGGGGCCTAGTTAGCATGGCAAGCCTGTTGGGCTTTGGCTTAGGGACTGCTCGGGGTGGGGTTCCATCAGCTCGTATAGCTGTGTATAAGATATGTTGGTCTGATGGCTGTGCTGATGCTGATATCCTTGCAGCCTTTGACGATGCAATTGCTGATGGGGTTGACATAATCTCTCTTTCAGTTGGGGGTTCCACTCCCAAGAATTATTTTGCAGATTCAATTGCAATTGGAGCTTTCCATGCAATGAAAAATGGGATACTAACATCAACTTCTGCTGGTAACGATGGACCTGTTCTTGCTTCCATCACAAATTTCTCGCCTTGGTCTCTTTCCGTGGCTGCTAGCACCATAGACCGGGATTTCTTCACCAAGGTGCAACTAGGCGACAGTAACGTTTTTGAG GGAGTTTCAATAAACACATTTGAGCTCAATGACATGTATCCTTTGATTTATGGTGGAGATGCCCCGAATACTGCAGCAGGTTTTAGTGGGAACAGATCTAG GTTTTGCTTTCCAAGCACATTGAACCCAAATTTAGTTAAAGGTAAAATTGTCCTTTGTGATATGAAGACCAATGGGGCTGGCGCATTCTTGGCGGGTGCTGTTGGGGCTCTGATGGCAGATACACTCCCCAAAGATTCCAGCCGCAGTTTTCCCTTGCCTGCATCTCACCTCAGCGCACGAGATGGAAGCAGTATTGCCAACTACATCAACTCAACAAG TAACCCAACTGCATCAATATTCAAGAGTACTGAGGTTAGTGACGCAATGGCCCCATACGTAGTCTCCTTCTCATCAAGGGGTCCAAACCCAGCTTCATTCGACCTTCTCAAG CCTGACATAGCAGCCCCAGGAGTCCGCATTCTAGCTGCCTGGCCACCAATTGCTCCAGTTTCTGGAGTAAAAGGTGATAATCGAGAAGTGCTATACAATATAATTTCCGGGACGTCAATGTCCTGCCCACATGCTTCCGGGGCAGCTGCCTACATCAAGTCATTTAACCCCACCTGGTCTCCTGCTGCCATTAAGTCTGCTCTTATGACTACTG CTACTCCCATGAGTGCTAAAAATAATCCGGAAGCCGAATTTGCATATGGTGCGGGCAATATAGATCCTGTAAAGGCTATAGATCCTGGTCTGGTATATGACGCCGATGAGATTGACTATGTAAAATTTTTGTGTGGGCAAGGTTATAGTACTCGGGCCCTACGGCTTGTCACCGGGGATAATAGTGTCTGTTCTGCAGCTACAAATGGAACCGTCAGGAATCTAAATTACCCTTCCTTTGCTCTTTCCAGCCTCACCAAGGAATCCATCACTGGCGTGTTCAATAGGACTGTCACAAACGTTGGATCATCGGTGTCCACGTATAAAGCAACTGTTATAGGTGCTCCAGAGGGACTCGAAATCCAAGTTGAACCAAGCATTTTATCATTCACATCCCTCATGCAGAAGCTGTCCTTTGTGTTGAAGGTTGAAGGAAAGGTAGGCGAAAACATAGTCTCTGCTTCTTTGGTGTGGGATGATGGTGTACATCAAGTGAGGACCCCCATTGTTGTATTAGCCCTCACCTAA